A window of Rubricoccus marinus contains these coding sequences:
- a CDS encoding DUF4290 domain-containing protein, with product MQYDRRIIDRQVGRNAQLFAEAISDLSTAEERFPYLRILVSLVENAHPEWNQAPQKDTQIAELVYHLSDKSLDTDEIAAIVRVRDEERGINA from the coding sequence ATGCAGTACGATCGCCGCATCATCGACCGCCAAGTCGGCCGCAACGCCCAGCTTTTCGCCGAGGCGATCTCCGACCTCAGCACCGCTGAGGAGCGGTTCCCGTACCTCCGCATCCTCGTCTCCCTGGTGGAGAACGCGCATCCGGAGTGGAACCAGGCCCCGCAGAAAGACACCCAGATCGCGGAGCTGGTGTACCACCTCAGCGATAAGTCGCTGGACACCGACGAGATCGCGGCGATCGTCCGTGTGCGCGACGAGGAGCGCGGCATCAACGCATGA